One window of Camelina sativa cultivar DH55 chromosome 4, Cs, whole genome shotgun sequence genomic DNA carries:
- the LOC104780458 gene encoding 2-oxoglutarate-dependent dioxygenase tropC-like, producing MRMRKMENKTHEEASIINVPSLTCIDLANPNFHQSAASLKQACLDCGFFYVKNHGISEELRENAFAQSKKFCALPLEEKVKVLRNKKHQGYSPVLSQMSENQIHGDYKESFFIGIEGSIDGVHSHIPFCCPNIWPNSDVLPGWRATMEKYHQEALRVCKAIARVLALALNVEEDYFDKPEMLGNPLAFMRLIHYEGMSDPSKGIYGCGPHSDFGMMTLLATDSVMGLQICKDKEVQPRKWEYVPPIKDAYIVNIGDLLERWSNGIFKSTLHRVLGNGQDRYSIALFLQPCHDCLVECLPTCQSENSPPKYQAIKCSKYLTQRYQESQVDLSINQKQT from the exons ATGAGAATGAGAAAGATGGAGAACAAAACTCACGAAGAAGCATCCATCATCAACGTTCCATCCCTTACTTGCATAGATCTCGCCAACCCTAACTTTCATCAATCAGCTGCTTCGCTTAAGCAG GCATGTCTAGATTGTGGATTTTTCTATGTCAAAAATCATGGTATAAGTGAGGAGTTGAGGGAGAATGCTTTCGCGCAAAGCAAGAAGTTCTGTGCTCTTCCTTTGGAGGAGAAGGTGAAAGtcttgagaaataaaaaacatcAAGGCTATTCACCCGTCCTTAGTCAAATGTCCGAGAACCAAATCCACG GGGATTACAAAGAAAGTTTTTTCATTGGAATCGAAGGCTCCATAGATGGTGTGCATTCGCATATACCATTTTGTTGCCCAAATATTTGGCCTAACTCTG ATGTTTTGCCAGGATGGCGGGCTACCATGGAGAAGTATCATCAAGAAGCAtt GAGGGTTTGTAAGGCTATTGCTAGAGTATTGGCATTGGCTCTCAACGTCGAAGAAGATTACTTTGATAAACCGGAAATGTTGGGAAATCCGCTGGCATTTATGCGCTTGATTCACTATGAAG GGATGTCTGATCCCTCTAAAGGAATATATGGATGCGGGCCACATTCTGATTTCGGAATGATGACTCTCTTAGCTACCGATAGTGTAATGGGTCTCCAG ATATGCAAGGATAAAGAAGTGCAGCCTAGAAAGTGGGAATATGTACCACCGATCAAAGA CGCATATATCGTGAATATTGGTGACTTGCTGGAGCGTTGGAGCAACGGCATTTTTAA ATCCACATTGCATCGGGTGCTTGGGAATGGTCAGGACCGATATTCC ATTGCATTGTTCTTGCAACCGTGTCACGACTGTCTAGTAGAATGTCTTCCTACATGCCAGTCCGAAAACAGCCCTCCCAA ATATCAAGCTATCAAATGTTCAAAGTACCTAACCCAACGTTACCAGGAATCACAAGTGGATTTGAGCATCAACCAAAAACAGACCTAA
- the LOC104783838 gene encoding uncharacterized protein LOC104783838 has product MKDVQAVKFLVTFTVAMPAMNRGVELCFTKTVLNPYQRSTTKAHNHLLKLIIDNKVSCRMCGCTRKVGYSCSTCNFTVDLACVRRRSPLPVIVHSKAHDHPLVLAKEVSANMNRYCKACGMPHLRCLPVYVCVRCDLFFHRECVNLFPEIWHASHPNHPLKFVITDIPSSFKDGQCLLCAKALRRDLQHCGVCNFSICSSCARNPPPVDVMRKTTHGHTLHLVPRHIVFTCSACGTQGDRSPYFCLQCNFMIHRECIHLPRTININYHDHRVTYTSYIGPGDWTCGVCRRKVDEVYGAYSCSKCPHYVVHSRCATRDDVWDKIELEGIPEDNEGIEPFEVIDDNTIKYFSHPHNLMLIKDGMGRDESICCEACTYPVYYDPFYSCEPCEFFLHESCANSLRKKRHVCHNQLFSLHTTNADSPGESSICYLCDQSFTGFKYKSGYITLDVRCGSISQPLIHGSHPDPLYYIKNKNPEKCSACDEYYVEGFRCDKSEYYLDFRCALLPKKVMKLRCDDHPLYLVFGDNIVNGEYWCDVCEEKVYPKKWFYTCDICGVTLHVLCVVRNFSLHQPEPLLPRPLDRPRRRQPPPLPGEIRPFEVIPNTSICRPHCSKCHSRCTLPFLQKFSKDGVHFKFCSTKCFISFSK; this is encoded by the coding sequence ATGAAAGATGTTCAGGCTGTGAAGTTTTTGGTTACATTTACGGTGGCTATGCCTGCAATGAACCGGGGTGTGGAGCTATGTTTCACAAAGACTGTGCTGAATCCTTACCAGAGATCAACcaccaaggctcacaaccatcTTCTCAAGCTCATCATAGATAATAAAGTCTCTTGTAGAATGTGTGGATGCACTCGAAAAGTGGGTTACAGTTGTTCAACTTGTAACTTCACAGTGGATTTGGCTTGCGTGAGGAGACGATCTCCATTGCCTGTTATTGTACATTCCAAGGCGCATGACCATCCACTTGTACTCGCAAAGGAAGTTTCGGCCAATATGAATCGGTACTGCAAAGCATGTGGCATGCCGCATTTACGTTGTTTACCTGTATACGTATGTGTTCGATGCGATTTGTTCTTTCATAGAGAATGTGTCAACCTCTTTCCCGAGATATGGCATGCTTCTCATCCCAATCATCCACTCAAGTTTGTCATCACAGACATACCTTCTAGTTTCAAAGATGGACAATGCCTTCTCTGTGCAAAAGCGTTGAGACGAGATCTCCAACATTGCGGTGTTTGTAATTTCAGCATATGCTCAAGTTGTGCAAGAAATCCACCACCAGTGGATGTCATGAGAAAGACAACCCATGGACATACACTTCACCTTGTTCCAAGACATATTGTCTTCACTTGCAGTGCTTGTGGAACGCAAGGTGATCGGAGTCCTTACTTTTGTCTTCAGTGCAATTTCATGATACATCGAGAGTGCATTCATTTACCGCGCACCATAAATATCAACTATCACGATCATCGAGTTACTTACACTAGTTATATCGGACCTGGGGATTGGACTTGTGGAGTTTGTCGCCGAAAGGTGGATGAGGTTTATGGGGCTTATTCTTGTTCAAAATGTCCTCATTATGTCGTTCATTCAAGATGCGCAACGAGAGATGATGTGTGGGACAAAATAGAGCTTGAAGGTATACCTGAAGACAACGAAGGAATTGAGCCATTTGAGGTAATTGATGATaacacaattaaatattttagccATCCTCATAACTTGATGCTCATCAAGGATGGTATGGGTCGTGACGAAAGCATATGTTGTGAAGCATGTACCTATCCGGTGTATTATGATCCATTCTACAGCTGTGAACCATGTGAGTTTTTTCTTCATGAATCATGTGCTAATTCTCTCCGAAAGAAGCGACATGTATGCCACAACCAATTGTTTAGTCTTCACACAACCAATGCTGATTCTCCCGGGGAATCTTCTATTTGTTATCTTTGTGATCAAAGTTTCACTGGTTTCAAGTACAAGTCTGGATATATCACTCTAGATGTCCGATGTGGTTCAATTTCACAGCCATTGATCCATGGAAGTCATCCAGATCCTTTATATTacataaagaacaaaaatccCGAGAAGTGTAGCGCATGTGATGAGTATTATGTTGAGGGGTTCCGTTGCGACAAGTCTGAATATTACTTGGACTTCAGATGTGctcttttaccaaaaaaggTTATGAAACTTAGGTGCGACGATCATCCTCTTTACCTAGTTTTTGGTGACAACATTGTAAATGGTGAATACTGGTGTGATGTATGTGAAGAGAAAGTATATCCAAAGAAGTGGTTCTATACTTGTGACATATGTGGTGTCACTTTACATGTTCTGTGTGTCGTAAGGAACTTCTCCCTTCACCAGCCTGAACCCCTGCTACCTAGACCTCTGGATAGGCCTAGACGACGCCAGCCACCGCCCCTGCCAGGTGAGATTCGCCCATTTGAAGTAATTCCTAACACTTCTATATGTAGACCCCATTGCTCCAAGTGTCATTCTCGATGCACTCTCCCATTTCTTCAGAAATTTTCCAAGGATGGAgttcattttaaattttgttcgaCAAAATGCTTTATAAGCTTCTCCAAATAA
- the LOC104783837 gene encoding uncharacterized protein LOC104783837, which yields MWDDLFTRFKVNNLPRRYQLEQVVMTLRQDQLDLSSYFTKKKTLWEQLANTKSRNVKKCNCDHVKELLEEADTSRVIQFLMGLNDEFNSIRSQILNMKLQLGSNEIYNMLDQDGSQRLVGVSSRPKPPPTAFQSQAMIPDQNSILMAQGNFQKPRCSHCSLVGHTADKCYKIHKYLPGHPRAKENNYVGSTNLAITGQIEDQKDQKGTEAHGEMSNDQLQQMISYLSAKLQSPSITSCPDKVVASTSNSVPSISQIFGTFLSLYDFTFYDMLTSSIPHETELSFRA from the coding sequence ATGTGGGATGATCTGTTCACGAGATTCAAAGTGAACAATCTACCGAGGAGGTATCAACTTGAACAAGTTGTAATGACTCTAAGACAAGATCAACTTGATTTGTCAAGCTActtcacgaagaagaagactctgtGGGAGCAGCTAGCCAACACCAAGTCTAGAAACGTGAAGAAATGCAATTGTGATCATGTCAAGGAGTTGCTTGAAGAAGCTGATACGAGTCGTGTTATACAGTTCCTCATGGGGTTAAATGATGAGTTTAACAGTATCAGGAGTCAGATACTGAACATGAAGCTTCAACTAGGATCGAATGAGATCTATAATATGTTGGATCAAGATGGGAGTCAAAGACTAGTGGGAGTTTCTTCTAGGCCAAAGCCACCTCCTACTGCTTTTCAGTCTCAAGCTATGATTCCGGATCAAAACTCAATTCTGATGGCTCAAGGAAACTTTCAAAAGCCTAGATGTTCTCATTGTTCTCTAGTTGGCCATACTGCGGACAAGTGTTACAAGATCCACAAATATCTGCCAGGTCATCCAAGGGCTAAGGAAAACAATTACGTTGGAAGTACAAATTTGGCAATTACTGGTCAGATTGAGGATCAAAAGGATCAGAAAGGGACAGAGGCACATGGAGAAATGTCAAATGATCAGCTCCAACAGATGATTTCTTATCTCAGTGCCAAACTTCAGTCTCCCAGTATCACCTCATGTCCTGATAAAGTTGTAGCCTCGACTTCGAACTCTGTACCTTCTATCTCACAAATATTTGGTACTTTCCtttctttatatgattttaCTTTCTATGACATGCTGACTTCTTCTATACCTCATGAAACTGAGTTGTCTTTTAGAGCTTAG
- the LOC109132492 gene encoding uncharacterized protein LOC109132492, with protein sequence MKLPPDYAEIQGETVSPTAVCRLHKSIYGLKQTSRQWFLKFKTTLVGLGFETCHSDHTLFVKATCEEFLVVLVYVDDILIANTDVAAAGHLRDQLSSHFQLRDLGPPKFFLGIEIARSDAGITLTQMKYVLDLLEETGFPDFKPSPIPMKPDQQMSLTGLFHKKSSPKVVLEEVEPGSDSLTTSPNPVLLSTSESALLPDAKQYRRLIGKLQYLTITRPDICFAVSKLVQYCSAPRKFHLQAAHKILRYLKGTIGQGLFYGKDNDFSLRGFSDADWGACPDISRSVTGFAIFLGQSLISWKSKKQQMVSMSSAESKYRAMSKATKDLISFTYILKALRIPFSYPAYLYCDNTAALHIASHSVYHERTKHIEMDCHKVCEAIEDGVLKTMFVQIDNQLADVLTKALHPAPFRDNIRKMGVINIYSSPS encoded by the coding sequence ATGAAGTTGCCACCAGATTATGCTGAAATTCAAGGAGAAACGGTATCTCCTACTGCTGTTTGTAGATTGCATAAGTCCATATATGGATTAAAGCAAACATCTCGACAATGGTTTCTTAAGTTCAAGACTACTTTAGTAGGTCTTGGTTTTGAGACATGTCACAGTGATCACACCTTGTTCGTCAAAGCAACATGTGAAGAATTTCTTGTTGTCTTggtgtatgttgatgacataTTAATAGCTAATACAGATGTTGCAGCTGCTGGTCATTTGCGAGATCAGTTGAGTTCTCATTTCCAGTTAAGAGATCTTGGTCCTCCGAAGTTTTTCCTTGGTATTGAGATTGCTAGGAGTGATGCAGGTATAACTCTTACTCAGATGAAATACGTTCTGGATCTCTTGGAGGAAACAGGTTTCCCGGActtcaaaccttctcctattCCAATGAAGCCTGATCAGCAGATGTCATTAACTGGTTTGTTTCACAAGAAGTCTTCTCCTAAGGTGGTACTCGAGGAGGTAGAACCAGGTTCTGATTCTCTCACTACTTCACCAAATCCTGTGCTTTTATCTACTAGTGAGAGTGCACTTCTTCCTGATGCTAAGCAATATAGAAGATTGATTGGTAAATTGCAATATCTGACCATCACTAGACCTGACATCTGTTTTGCGGTGTCTAAACTGGTGCAATATTGTTCGGCTCCACGGAAGTTTCATCTTCAAGCTGCTCACAAGATCCTGCGATACTTGAAAGGGACCATTGGACAAGGTCTTTTCTACGGTAAAGATAATGATTTTTCTCTTCGTGGGTTTTCTGATGCAGACTGGGGTGCTTGTCCTGACATTAGTAGGTCAGTGACAGGATTTGCGATATTTCTTGGTCAGTCATTGATATCTTGGAAATCCAAGAAACAACAGATGGTCTCAATGAGCTCTGCAGAATCTAAATACAGAGCGATGAGCAAAGCTACCAAGGATTTGATCTCGTTCACATACATTTTGAAGGCATTGAGGATTCCTTTCTCTTATCCTGCCTATTTGTATTGTGACAACACCGCAGCTCTTCACATTGCTAGTCATTCCGTTTATCATGAGCGTACTAAACACATAGAGATGGATTGTCATAAGGTTTGTGAGGCGATTGAGGATGGCGTTCTCAAAACTATGTTTGTGCAGATAGACAATCAGTTGGCCGATGTTTTAACAAAGGCTCTTCATCCAGCTCCTTTCAGAGACAATATTCGCAAGATGGGAGTTATTAATATCTACTCatctccatcttga